A stretch of DNA from Brachyhypopomus gauderio isolate BG-103 chromosome 7, BGAUD_0.2, whole genome shotgun sequence:
ATGCTCAATTAtgttaacaaaaataataaatatgaaAACTTCCATATAGTACATAAACATGGATTAGGAATCCTCTGTTTGGGTCACATGACTGTCATGAGTTTTGCTTGTATGTTAAAAGCTTCTTCAAGATGCAGAAAACAGAAACTTACAACAGTTGATATGAGATTGCATATTCTCCCAGACTTTGTACCCCAGACTTCCAACATGAGTTGCCATGTCAATCAGGGCACCTGGAACTTTCTGGGGATCCTCAGCTGTCCACTGTGCCCTAGGTCACATTGAGATGGCATGAATAAAGATCTCTATACCCATGGAAATAAGGATTTGTTATTTCTTCATCAGGATGAATATATCCATAGCTTACCTGCGTTTAAGAGTCTGGAAGTTctgtagaaagaaagaaaaacagattTATCAAGCATGGAGCTGCAAATCCTTCTGTATAGCGAAGGttactcaaaacaaaacacactgcATATTTACAGAAACAACCCATTTCCCAAAAGCATCACAGTATTAAGATCGTTTTAGAGAGAAGAGTGTTCAGTAAGATATTCGCTCCACCATTCGGCACAGGTCTATGTGTTAAAATGTTTCTTGAACAGAGTGGAGATCCATACCTGCAGGAAAACCAGGTCTTCTgcacccatctctctcttcaCTGACTGAATCAGCTCAGAGAGAGTGGTGATTTCGCGAGCTATGTTGTCAATTTTCTCTTTCATCAACTGCTTCTTCTGCTCTTCTTCTTTCTTCAGGGCTACAATTCTGGCAGCCTCCTCATTGTTCAGGATCTGACGAAGTCTCTCAAACTCCTGTTTGATTTGCCTCTCTGCCTCCTCAGACTGGGTCTGAGGTACCGAAGTAGTGAGACAACAGACTGTGCATTTACTTATGTACAGAACACAGGCCTAGAACCCCAATTTAGAAACAACATGACTCATAATAATACGACTGGATTGTGAAACCTGAGTGGGTAAAGGTTGAACATAAATTACCTGAATAAAAGTGATTGTATCACCATATCGTCTCTTCATTCTCTTAAAAGACTCCAACTTTTCAGATAGAATCTTGATTTTCATATTGAGTTCATCCTAAAACAATACAATATCTTCTTAAATACTACAGTATTCCCCACAGAAAAGTCATGTGCAATTCGGGCAATTTAAGCGCTAAATGCCATTGTCAACAAAATCCTGCTCAGCTTAAATAAAGTCAGGCTGGCTAAGCAACAAGACTGTACCTAAGCACATAGTGTGTGTGGGCTACAGGACGTCCTCTTGCAATTACCTTACAGAACGGGACTCCCTGGTCGAGAGGATAAAAATCATGGCCACTATGCAGTGTCACGCACTCGACACATATAGGTGTCTCGTCTTTAATGCAAAACAATGACAATTCTCGATTATGTAGACCGCAAAGAACTTCGGCACCTCCGGGAATTCGCCAACCTTTCTCCTTCTGGAAGGATTCACAAGCATTCTTCAGAGCCCGATTTGAGATCGGTTGTTCCCCATCGCAACACTTGCGACATACGGGACAATCCTTCTTTGATTTATGCTTCCAGCTGGCGTCCAGACATTCACGACAAAAACTGTGACTACACGAAAGCAACACGGGGTCTCGAAAAAGCTCCTTACACACGGGACAGGTTAAATCTGACTCCAGAAGAGACGGTCTGTCGGTGATATCTTCGTCCGACATGTTCACAGCCATATTGTTTCCAGACGCACGCGCTTTGCTTTCACTTTCCGGGTTGTCAGTTGTAACTACTTACAAAGAGGTTTTCGTTTTGTTTCTCTAACATCAGCTCCAGGGTAGTTGACAATCGCACCCGAAATGAAAAAAATAGTTTTTTCTAATTGTAATTTAATAGTAAGTGACTTCTTCGTTTTGGCTTCTCCGTTTCAGACTTCTTCCTGAAACCTTAGGGCTGTCAAAACTAGAGTCGCCGAGTCGCTTCACGACAGTTTGGTGGGCGAACCTGTTCAGTGGAAGAACCGGTCACATAACGTAATTTTATCTATAGTGTGAATATGTACAGCACGAAACGTTAGCGTTTTAAAATGTAGCATTTTATCCGTATTTAGAAAACGAAAGTACAGTCTGATTGGATAAAAACCCTAAAATGATACTGCTTCTTTTCTCCAGTATTACAAATACTGCCATTATTACTACTagtatttttattattacacatttgtttatttatttttacgaaTATTTGGTATGTTTTGGAAAATGCATTCCCGATAGGCCAGTACTTCAACCTCTACAGAGAATAAATGTATACTACTGCAGACGTGCTGACATAATACTAGATTCAATTAGTAGGGTTAGTCTATTACGCATTATAGACTTTTGCTAAGGGATGGTAGATTATCCCACTTGTTTTTTTAGTTTTACTACATTCTTGTAGCTAGCTGGAATTACATAAAAGCCTCTCGATTCTTGACTGCGGTATAAGATGAGATGCCGAAAGAAATTTCAGTATAAAGAGGGACCATCATCTCCGTCCACTATGCAGGTGGATATGTGATGTTCAGTTGCTGTTTGCTTCTGAAAGGAAACTTACATGTCATTGTTGACAGGTACTGTGACATGTTAAAATAAATTACCTTAGATGAGAGGCTTACAGTGGGTTACCAATATCTCCAAACAGAATAATAATTTAAAGACTTTTTGCAACTTCCATTGCAAAGATAGTTCGATTTTGCATCGACTACCTGAATGCACTAAGCTAAATCCTGAGGAAAACAAGGGGAATGAGCAGAAGACGAGAGTTCATAAGGAGTGAGGAAATCAGTTTAGTTAAATGTAGTGAAATCATAAACACAAGGAAGGCTCGGCTGGTACAAAAAATGTTAATGGACgaattattatttaatataatttGTAAATATGTAATAAACATAATAATTACTTAGGATGacagtaaaaaagaaaacatgttATAGACTTAGAAAGTGTGCCAATGTCCTTGGTTCTTCttgaatgtttttattttattttactataaaacaaaaaatattgaCGAGAATGCAGTGCTGATCGTTACCAGTAGAGAGCAATACAGGGATTAATTTGAGGGCTTTGTGCGCAATAACCATCTGTGAGGTACACACAGACGCTGTTGGGGACTGACAAACCAAACCATCGCCAGTACCTCTACTGACCATTCTGTGCTGTCCACTAACCGCAGTGCACATGCGGAAAACTGTGACTACTTTTGCACATGCAATGTCATTTTTGTGGACGCTTTGACCGTTATTCGTATTTATAATGAACCGCGGTGGCTCTACAAATTCCCGAGGGTGCATCGGGCAAAGATCATCAGATAACCAGCTAGCCAGTGTGCTAACAAATCGGAGGTGGAGACTGTAAAGGCCGCCCGTCCTGCCCTGTGGTGGACCCGTCCACTGTGGGTTCCTCGAACCAGCGGTGGTCGGCCACTCATTCACAATCACAACAGTAGTCAGCTAACCAGCTGTTTATCTATCTTTCGAGATTAGTTCTCGGATGATCTGCCAGATTAGCTCTTGGGTGATCCTTGAGAAGTGCGATTTTACCATTGTGTGTTTTCACATATGAAGAATGAAGATAAAGACTCGGGCATCCGTAAGTAAATGAACGGAAACGGCCGCGTCCACCCTGCGATGTGGCTAGCTGATGTATGTTGGCTTATATCGCTGGGACGAGCTAGCGTTAGCTTATTAGCTAACATAATTGGCAGCAAGCCTACTAACTCAGCAACGGAATTTATTGAATAGCTAATAACCACGTAACTGGTCTTTTCATGTTGTTAATATTGTATTCTTCGCTGTTGTGTTTATTAGCTCGCTAGCTAACCTAAACGTTACTAAATTGTTGATATCCGCCTCGAATGTTCGCTTATTTTAGCTAGCAAGTTTACTATATGTCCAGGTTAGTTAGAGATATGTTAGCTGACTTGCATAGCTAGCTAGAGAGCAACATTTAAACCCCATAGTTAAACCAACTCAGCTGAGTGGCGACCTAAAACCCAAGGGTCGTGTAGCTATCTCGACCTCTCCGTCTCTCAGATGGTGGAGTCTCTCTTGTTAGTGCACTATCAACACTGAGTGACAAATCCCAGTTATTTGTTCTGACTAAGTGATTTAGTTGTAAGGTTGGACAAGTGTAATTCACGTTTCACTACAACTGAGGGTCAAGCAATATATACTTAGTGGCTACTTACTTTGACTTACAAAAGCacaaatttatatatttttatttttttgcaaagTAGAGCTCTTATAGTCGATCTTATTTGTGCTCCATTACTCTGTCACAAGGCCCTCAAGCTGTGAGCAAGTAAGACCTTCAACTGCCATGGCTTCCCTCCACCGCCTCTGGGTGGGGGAAAGAATGAATCCCGTTGTTCAGGCCTGGCTGCTGCTTGTAATGGCAGTTGTGGCCCCCAGCTGTTGGGCAGGGGACTGTAAAGGCCAAAGGCAGGTTCTCCGAGGACCCCCAGGATATGTCACGGATGGGCCGGGAAACTATTCTGTCAATGGGAATTGTGAATGGCTTATCACAGGTGAGTGTTAAAAGACTCTTGAGTGAATGCACTTGTTTGCTTGGTAGTTGTTTTTCCAGTAGATTGACTTTGATACTTCAGATGACACAATATTGTTATTAGTGTAATATTTAGTGTGTAATGCTCAGCTACTATTTTGAGTACAGTGTGACACTTGATCACTGTGCAGTGTGCAGGTGTTATTTTAGTGACTTGGCAAGGGTGCAGCCAAGCATGATTTGCTAAAGTtactaaaaatatatatttttaattgtaCTATTACAAAtcatattaatatattaataatattatatattgcaATATTAATGGGCTAACTTTGAGCAATTACTGACATTAACTGGTTATGTAATAACACAATGAAGCTAGATAAATCCTTTTCCTCTTGAACAGAGGAAATCTTATTTGTAGCAGTCCACTGACTGATTAGGAGTGTTGCTAAATCCCTGAAGACCTCTTAAGGGTGTCTATTCAGATGGATAGTTTGCATGTCTTGTCGAGCCGTAGTGTTGCTAAAGGGTTCTCATTTTGTCCACTGCAAAATTCTCCTTCCCTCCTTCAGCTCCCACTAGCAATTACCGCATTGTGCTTAACTTCACCTTCATGGAGACGGAGTGCACGTACGATTACCTGTTCGTCTATGATGGAGACTCCTATCAGAGCCCCCTGCTAGCAAGTCTTAGCGGCACTACACTGCCCCAGCCAATAGAGGCCAAGTCAGGCAAGGTAAGCTTAAAGCAAAGCAAACAGACAAATGGTCAACACAATAAAGAGTCTGGCTGCTATGACCTTTCCAGCTGGGCTTGGAAATATTGGAGGAAAATTCAGAACACATTATCTGTTGAAAAGATTTATGTtggtatttgtttattttatttcttttttattccTTCTGTTCTTCTTCTTGTAGTTTGGCTTTAGAAAATCACAGTACTTGTATCTGACTGACCGAGTGTGTGGTCAGACCTCTTTATTTTTTCCTGGTAAAGTTTCTTATACCCTCCAGCCACCGCACTCAAGGGTAATGAGCTGGAATTACTAGACAGGCATAGCTTTGAGCTGGGTCGTGTTCTCTCAGCCTTCTAGGACATGGTCTATGAGCCCAGGTTGAAAACAATATACAAGTCATGAAAACATTTTCATGGACTTGGTAGTGGAATGTGTTAatggaatattttttttatattataaagcAAAAGcagtcaaacaaacaaacaaaaaatttaGTCCAGGTACTATTTCTGTACCAGGAGTGGGCAATTAAATTTCCCTGAGGGGTCACATGAGAAACTGGAATGGTTTTAGAGGGCCAGACTTATATACTTAACTCAGTTCTGCAcaatacatatatactatacaCAGTATATTTACATAGAGTATTTACTATATCCTAATAAAACAAATCAGTAAATGAAACATTACAATGAAAATGTGGAGGATGGAATTCTATCATTATTTAATGAAGTTGTGATTGGTttagaaagtaaaaaaaaagcatCCTGTCACTTCATAACTGCAGCTCCTCCTTCTGTCTCAGTTTTTCGTTACCCCACATGtacagatcagtaactgggctatATCATCTCAGCTTCACGTAAAAAAGTCACATTTATCTGCTTTGTTTTGCAGCTGAATGTCCAAACTCCCCTTGATCTGTCTCGTAATGGTTGGCCTGGAGAGGGACATATTTGCAAATGCTTCCTTTTCCTCAAGACAAATTAGCACTGCAAAGTCCACCAAACATTCTTTGCAAACATGCAAAAAATCCTTGCTGCCTTTGCAGATTCACAATGAAAAAAGTTCTTGTATTTCTCTGCGTGTTTACTCTCATAATGGCAATTCAAAATGCAATCCTTATACACAGCTATCTCCACGAACTAAGCAAACAGCTTAGTAAATAAATATTCAGAAGTTCGTTCTATGTTAAAAACTCAGTATTGTGTATCAAGCTTTCTTCTTAACCATTAGCTGACATATTTGAGTGAATCAGCATGAGTGAACTGACCAGACAGATGCAGATTTAACTGACTGATGTCATTTAGCCAATTTGGCTTGAAGAATTCACATGTTACCATTACAGTGGACAGGGAACACTCTTCATTCATTTTCTGAAAGAACAGGAAATGGGAGAAAGCAGTAGAATGGGGTGATGGCCTTGTTACGAGGGATGTTTGTGTTTCTCAGTGGAGGACATGAACACCCAGAGGGCAAAATTTATGTAGGCCCTCATTTCCTCCAGACTTTGACTGGTATTGCTGAATGGCCGCACTGACCGCAGTGTCATGGCCGTCATCGTGTGTGTCTGTCGGTACTGACCTGTAAGGCATTTGTGAATGAAGTGCTGGGTGATGTGAACTCACGTCAAGATCATGAGTAATTGAACATGTTTCATTGATTACGGTTAATGAACGTTTTTGTTAGTTCATGTAGTTTGCTGTAGTCCATGTAGTTTTTTGCCCTTGTAGTTCGATAAATGTTCTATTAAAGCTGGGATATTTTTTTCAAATGAGAGGTCATGTTGTAATGATAAAATAACTGAAGGAAACGCACAGTTGAACTATTTATGGATATTTATTGATCACACGGTAGAGCCGCTGGCTCCTCTCTTGAgctcgtctgtgtgtgtttgcatccgtgtgtgtctgttttcgtgtgtgtgtgtgtgtatgtatgtatgttcatCAGTCGTCTCTTAAGTTCAATGGTTAATGTGTTATTGGCGCTATTGCTAAATAAACGCCTCTGCTCTTATCTCAGCATCTGAACAGTTTCCTCCTAAACTAAAAACACGTTCAGATGGAGAACTAGTGACTGATATGCAAAGAATAGATGGACACAGCATATTTCTTTGGCACAAGCTGTTTGGTGTTTGAGTTCTTGTTGCTTTACTGTTGCTGACTAGATGTGTCAGTCACAGACTACACATGTGGTAGAATATATAAGTACATGAACAGTGgagatataaaaaaaaagtatttgtataatatataaataaatgaccGTGGCAATATTATGTCTGTTAGAGGTTCTGAATGTCAGTTTTGATGTTATTTTCAATTAATTGCCCAGCCCTACTAGTATAGAATTGAATTGCTCTGTGTTTTGTCGGTAGAGACCCCCAGTGATTTGCTACAAAGCTTTGTTTATGTAACAAAgcttttgtttatgttttccGGGATCAGGACATCCCAAGAAATCCCTGAAATGTGAGAAACAGTACCTTCTCCCTCTAAACAAAcgtctccctcacctccaccctcttgtCCTCCTCTTCAGATGCTACTCCACCTCTTCAGTGACGCCAATTACAATCTGCTGGGCTTCAATGCCACCTACACCTTTTCACTGTGCCCTGGCGACTGCGGGGGTCACGGGCGCTGTGACTCCACCTCCTCCCGCTGCCAGTGTCAGCAAGGCTGGGGAGGCCCAGACTGCACCACCCGTCTCTGCTCCACCCAGTGCACCCAGCATGGCCACTGTGACAAGGTGGGTGTGGCCCGGAGGAGACAGAATCTTTCTGGGGACCTCCAATAATTCATCTTAATTTCTGCTACACTGCACTGACGATTTAAAGTGAAAAATTTCTTAATGTTAACAATGACAATTTTGCTCCATTATTATCAGTGATATACAATGTTTTACTGTAgtattataaataatgtaaatgtatttaaatacacatttacagTTTAAAAGTGGTTGTACTCCTTCATGTTTCCAGAATCACCCAGCCATTCATTTTGGGATGATACTTTGGTGTTCATACATAGGCACATACCTAGGGTTTTGATCTCCTTGTCATATTTATACAGATTTTATACAAGATACTTTTCAATTCACTGCAGGTCTCTCAGTTTTACTGTTGTATGAGTTCTTAGCTCTCCTGGGGCCTCACTGCACTGCACAGCCCCCTGCTCtcaacacacctgcaccacagtAGCTGCTGTGAAAAACATGTCGCTAATTTTGAGTCCATCCTTCTTACATTGTGTGTCTCACTCAGAGGGGGGAGCGCTGCCTCTGCAGTGCTGGCTTTGTGGGCCAGAGTTGCCAGCTAGGCGTCCATGACAACGATGGTGCGGGTCAGTGGTGGAAGGTGAGCCGTGGTGACGAGAAGGCCTCCCCTCGCACGGCCTCGGCTGGACTCTACATCTCCTCCACCGCGGCCTTCTACATGTTCGGAGGTGAGCAACAGGGACATGGTGAAAACAGACTTGGAAAATGGGACTTTAGTGGTTCCACTGTTTTAAATTCACCGGGGCTATGTTGGAGTTCCGGGCATCATAACACCCAGATGAAGCCTAGACAAGACCCTCCATCAAAATTGGGCATCAGAGCAAGACAAATACTTCTGGGGCACAACCATAACACTCCCCACACAAGCAAACTTCGTCCCAATAGTGAAGTGTGGGGGTGGTAGTCTCATGGGAATGCTCTTTTCCACTGAAGGAATTTGCCATCCACTCATAAACTTATGAATCCATTTATTAACCAGTGAAGAATGTGCCAAATGACGGTTCTTGAAGCACCATAGGAAAGTGAGTGAACATTCTGGGAATCCATTTTTGCCAATCAAATTTTTTGGATTGCTGGGGTTGTTGGGTAATCTTGCTGAATGGGTTTTTGTTTCAGGTTTTGACTTGAACACAGCGCTGGGAGACCTAGTGATGTACAACTTTTCAGCGAATCAATGGGAGAAGTTACTACATACCACTGCTCCAGTAAGAAAGACCTTAAAGACCTTTTTCTCAGGTCCTTTTGTTTGCATTGCATCATTGTTGATttatgttttctttctttcattttaaaaggCTGCAAGACATTCTCACACAGCTGTCGAATGGCAGGGTAACATGGTCATCTATGGTGGCGAGCTTGCCAACCACTCATTGGCTAGTGATGTCTGGTTGTACCGCCCACTGCAAAATGTTTGGCAACAGCTTGGCCAATCAGATGCTGCAGGGGCTCCAAGGCTGGCGAATCATGCTGCTGCTATGGTGGACAACAGTCTTTATGTGTTTGGGGGTGA
This window harbors:
- the LOC143519372 gene encoding E3 ubiquitin-protein ligase TRIM35-like produces the protein MAVNMSDEDITDRPSLLESDLTCPVCKELFRDPVLLSCSHSFCRECLDASWKHKSKKDCPVCRKCCDGEQPISNRALKNACESFQKEKGWRIPGGAEVLCGLHNRELSLFCIKDETPICVECVTLHSGHDFYPLDQGVPFCKDELNMKIKILSEKLESFKRMKRRYGDTITFIQTQSEEAERQIKQEFERLRQILNNEEAARIVALKKEEEQKKQLMKEKIDNIAREITTLSELIQSVKREMGAEDLVFLQNFQTLKRRAQWTAEDPQKVPGALIDMATHVGSLGYKVWENMQSHINCFPVLMDPNTASPWLSMSPDYTSVKESPERQSFPDNPERFDPCVFILGSQGYTSGHHRWDVHVGDNPKWIVGVCRESVARKRKFTVTTTGGVWSIGLSKGVYNALTTPRTELTIERRPDTIRVKLNMEKGEVSFWDMGTGRHLCTYTDKFTGKIFPLFGPGLQSTPMKILPAKITIHKK